A section of the Primulina eburnea isolate SZY01 chromosome 1, ASM2296580v1, whole genome shotgun sequence genome encodes:
- the LOC140828026 gene encoding uncharacterized protein isoform X2 — translation MAPRGRKGKEVVQESGAQNMDGIDVNAQGRRGRPTGEVVQNVNVEVEQITRRVNDMELVVSRFQNLNPPIFDGSEGNEKAESWLRAMNNLFDLVEYDSNRRVKLVVLQLRDNAERWWEATARALRDAGTVITWDVFSIQFRQEYSPPSYYAAKSSAFHKLVRGNLPVVEYARQLSSLLIYVPHIAGNDGAKMEKFLEGLGSHLYSLVLDSNPVSYADAVNKAIRLEAGFQRDNQQQTLQIPSGGMQLPMGTSSYVPQQPFQQQQFFQHQKPQRFKPRGQNFKKKGQSSSSSSSGSKSVSGTPFSGNQYSVVYCERCGGRHHTSQCGGVRGTCHNCGQTGHFARACPNRTQGQMRPQQFPQNRGGFSGGSSQRPFTPAQSFQQSNYPQVRGNAPQSFPGPQQARVYALTEDQAREAPAGVIAGHAGGSSSAAQDEAPRGARAL, via the exons ATGGCACCGAGAGGTAGGAAAGGTAAAGAAGTGGTTCAAGAGTCTGGTGCTCAGAATATGGATGGTATTGATGTGAATGCTCAAGGTAGACGTGGTCGACCTACTGGTGAAGTGGTACAAAATGTTAATGTGGAAGTTGAACAGATCACCCGTAGAGTGAATGATATGGAATTGGTGGTATCGAGATTTCAGAATCTGAATCCTCCTATCTTTGATGGCTCCGAAGGTAATGAAAAAGCTGAAAGTTGGTTAAGGGCCATGAATAATTTGTTTGATTTGGTGGAATATGATTCCAACCGAAGAGTAAAATTAGTAGTTCTTCAGCTTAGGGACAATGCTGAACGTTGGTGGGAGGCTACTGCCAGGGCTTTGCGTGATGCTGGCACagttattacttgggatgtttTCAGTATTCAGTTCAGACAAGAGTATTCTCCGCCTTCTTATTATGCTGCCAAATCATCTGCATTTCATAAATTGGTTCGGGGTAATTTACCAGTTGTGGAATATGCTCGACAATTATCATCTTTATTGATTTACGTGCCGCATATCGCTGGTAATGATGGGGCAAAAATGGAGAAATTTCTGGAAGGATTGGGTTCTCATTTATATTCCTTGGTTCTGGATAGTAATCCTGTTAGCTATGCCGATGCAGTCAACAAGGCAATAAGATTAGAAGCAGGATTTCAAAGAGATAATCAGCAGCAGACTTTACAGATACCCAGTGGAGGTATGCAATTACCAATGGGTACATCATCTTATGTACCTCAGCAGCCTTTTCAGCAGCAGCAGTTCTTCCAACACCAAAAACCTCAAAGGTTTAAGCCCAGAGGACAGAACTTCAAGAAGAAAGGCCAGTCGAGTTCATCTAGCTCAAGTGGATCTAAAAGTGTATCGGGGACGCCGTTTTCAGGAAATCAGTATTCAGTGGTGTATTGTGAGCGTTGTGGAGGTAGACATCATACATCTCAGTGTGGTGGTGTACGTGGGACTTGTCATAATTGCGGTCAGacaggacactttgctagagctTGTCCAAACCGTACTCAAGGGCAGATGAGACCACAACAGTTTCCTCAGAATAGAGGTGGTTTTTCGGGTGGTTCGTCTCAGAGACCCTTTACTCCTGCGCAATCTTTTCAGCAGTCCAATTATCCACAGGTTCGGGGTAATGCACCTCAATCATTCCCAGGTCCACAACAGGCTAGAGTGTATGCTTTGACAGAGGATCAAGCCAGAGAGGCTCCAGCTGGTGTAATCGCAG GTCATGCAGGTGGTTCGTCTTCGGCTGCTCAGGATGAAGCACCGAGGGGCGCTAGAGCTCTTTGA
- the LOC140828026 gene encoding uncharacterized protein isoform X1: MAPRGRKGKEVVQESGAQNMDGIDVNAQGRRGRPTGEVVQNVNVEVEQITRRVNDMELVVSRFQNLNPPIFDGSEGNEKAESWLRAMNNLFDLVEYDSNRRVKLVVLQLRDNAERWWEATARALRDAGTVITWDVFSIQFRQEYSPPSYYAAKSSAFHKLVRGNLPVVEYARQLSSLLIYVPHIAGNDGAKMEKFLEGLGSHLYSLVLDSNPVSYADAVNKAIRLEAGFQRDNQQQTLQIPSGGMQLPMGTSSYVPQQPFQQQQFFQHQKPQRFKPRGQNFKKKGQSSSSSSSGSKSVSGTPFSGNQYSVVYCERCGGRHHTSQCGGVRGTCHNCGQTGHFARACPNRTQGQMRPQQFPQNRGGFSGGSSQRPFTPAQSFQQSNYPQVRGNAPQSFPGPQQARVYALTEDQAREAPAGVIAAGHAGGSSSAAQDEAPRGARAL; the protein is encoded by the exons ATGGCACCGAGAGGTAGGAAAGGTAAAGAAGTGGTTCAAGAGTCTGGTGCTCAGAATATGGATGGTATTGATGTGAATGCTCAAGGTAGACGTGGTCGACCTACTGGTGAAGTGGTACAAAATGTTAATGTGGAAGTTGAACAGATCACCCGTAGAGTGAATGATATGGAATTGGTGGTATCGAGATTTCAGAATCTGAATCCTCCTATCTTTGATGGCTCCGAAGGTAATGAAAAAGCTGAAAGTTGGTTAAGGGCCATGAATAATTTGTTTGATTTGGTGGAATATGATTCCAACCGAAGAGTAAAATTAGTAGTTCTTCAGCTTAGGGACAATGCTGAACGTTGGTGGGAGGCTACTGCCAGGGCTTTGCGTGATGCTGGCACagttattacttgggatgtttTCAGTATTCAGTTCAGACAAGAGTATTCTCCGCCTTCTTATTATGCTGCCAAATCATCTGCATTTCATAAATTGGTTCGGGGTAATTTACCAGTTGTGGAATATGCTCGACAATTATCATCTTTATTGATTTACGTGCCGCATATCGCTGGTAATGATGGGGCAAAAATGGAGAAATTTCTGGAAGGATTGGGTTCTCATTTATATTCCTTGGTTCTGGATAGTAATCCTGTTAGCTATGCCGATGCAGTCAACAAGGCAATAAGATTAGAAGCAGGATTTCAAAGAGATAATCAGCAGCAGACTTTACAGATACCCAGTGGAGGTATGCAATTACCAATGGGTACATCATCTTATGTACCTCAGCAGCCTTTTCAGCAGCAGCAGTTCTTCCAACACCAAAAACCTCAAAGGTTTAAGCCCAGAGGACAGAACTTCAAGAAGAAAGGCCAGTCGAGTTCATCTAGCTCAAGTGGATCTAAAAGTGTATCGGGGACGCCGTTTTCAGGAAATCAGTATTCAGTGGTGTATTGTGAGCGTTGTGGAGGTAGACATCATACATCTCAGTGTGGTGGTGTACGTGGGACTTGTCATAATTGCGGTCAGacaggacactttgctagagctTGTCCAAACCGTACTCAAGGGCAGATGAGACCACAACAGTTTCCTCAGAATAGAGGTGGTTTTTCGGGTGGTTCGTCTCAGAGACCCTTTACTCCTGCGCAATCTTTTCAGCAGTCCAATTATCCACAGGTTCGGGGTAATGCACCTCAATCATTCCCAGGTCCACAACAGGCTAGAGTGTATGCTTTGACAGAGGATCAAGCCAGAGAGGCTCCAGCTGGTGTAATCGCAG CAGGTCATGCAGGTGGTTCGTCTTCGGCTGCTCAGGATGAAGCACCGAGGGGCGCTAGAGCTCTTTGA